The proteins below are encoded in one region of Mangifera indica cultivar Alphonso chromosome 7, CATAS_Mindica_2.1, whole genome shotgun sequence:
- the LOC123221477 gene encoding uncharacterized protein LOC123221477 produces the protein MVGYKVAPQGTCIEELKRLYLLTGVEPPASFKGPSDLVEVTEKLRLLMSIVGVKKQMGTGGELGSTNELYRAALNNDWESVKEFYQKNVSSLLSPVTAFGDNAFHFAVFSKKTALYLLNLDESLAALKDRDGWTSLHLLATMPSAFKSGYQWGTLIHRVIYFCLPIGDDDEKPTTKISKGWFKLLEKIRALVSNILKEKRKHTLAFKLAESLIEKDSSWEENINRQVGAESLFDKDKSSKGDYKPIPLMLETEKGIVEIVYKILEVCPQLVEHYNDLGQNILHVAIKHRQYDIFNHVKNMKIPMTRLVRKVDKNGYTILHHAADMEPETIKRHPAGPAVKKITPANYTMFSGKQAKMTCEELFNSKHDKLLEQAQTWIKETSQSCSAVAVLVATVVFAAAYTVPGGSNEHGYPIFLNSTLFLLFTVMDVIALACSLTSVVMFLSILT, from the exons ATGGTTGGATACAAAGTAGCGCCACAGGGCACATGCATTGAGGAGTTGAAGAGGCTGTATTTGTTGACTGGAGTTGAGCCTCCAGCCTCGTTTAAGGGCCCTTCTGACCTTGTTGAAGTTACTGAAAAGCTCAGGCTTCTCATGTCTATTGTCGGAGTCAA GAAGCAAATGGGCACAGGAGGCGAGTTGGGCAGTACAAACGAGCTTTATCGGGCAGCCCTGAACAACGATTGGGAATCTGTGAAGGAATTCTACCAGAAAAATGTTAGTTCGCTGCTATCTCCTGTAACGGCCTTCGGGGACAATGCATTTCACTTTGCGGTGTTCAGCAAAA AAACGGCTCTGTATTTACTGAATCTGGACGAATCGTTAGCAGCACTCAAGGACCGAGATGGCTGGACCTCTCTTCACCTACTAGCAACCATGCCCTCAGCTTTCAAAAGTGGATATCAATGGGGCACATTGATCCACAGAGTCATATATTTCT gCCTTCCAATcggtgatgatgatgaaaaaccAACTACAAAAATTTCCAAag GGTGGTTTAAATTACTGGAAAAAATCCGTGCACTAGTGAGTAACATcttgaaagaaaagagaaagcatACACTTGCTTTCAAACTAGCGGAGAGTCTGATAGAAAAAGATTCTTCTTGGGAAGAAAACATTAATAGGCAGGTAGGCGCAGAGTCTCTATTTGATAAGGACAAGTCTTCAAAAGGAGATTATAAGCCAATCCCGTTAATGCTGGAGACTGAAAAAGGAATAGTAGAAATTGTGTACAAGATACTAGAAGTATGTCCCCAGCTAGTTGAGCATTACAATGATCTGGGTCAGAACATACTGCATGTGGCAATTAAGCACCGTCAATACGATATCTTCaatcatgtgaaaaatatgaaaataccaatGACAAGGTTAGTCCGAAAGGTTGACAAAAATGGCTACACCATATTACACCATGCTGCAGACATGGAGCCAGAGACTATAAAGCGTCACCCAGCAGGACCT GCTGTAAAGAAGATCACACCCGCCAACTACACCATGTTTAGCGGCAAGCAGGCAAAGATGACTTGCGAAGAGCTATTCAATTCGAAGCACGATAAACTACTCGAGCAAGCACAGACATGGATAAAAGAAACTTCTCAGTCTTGCTCTGCGGTGGCTGTTCTCGTTGCTACAGTGGTCTTTGCAGCTGCGTACACTGTGCCTGGAGGTTCTAATGAACATGGGTATCCAATTTTCCTCAACAGCACTCTCTTCTTGCTTTTCACAGTCATGGACGTTATTGCTTTGGCCTGCTCCTTAACCTCCGTTGTAATGTTCTTGTCCATCCTCACATAG
- the LOC123220694 gene encoding protein ACCELERATED CELL DEATH 6-like, giving the protein MGTGDELRSTNELYRAALNNDWESVKKFYQKNVGSLLFPVTASMDNAFHLAVFSKSKDPLQFLLDISKEHSMVRHGYLEKNGNGNTPLHEAAANGNLEAVEALVGHHRKLLEEDIEDPPREKLQEAVNEDKETPLFLAAAFGKTKVVKSLAETSFESHKRLIYQEEKGRTEEEKYSKLKNIHRQNIRSIKVKPKPKASNELPRAIQGEMISEPEPDASILHVAITEPGAIKGETSIKKPDASILHVAITGRHFETALYLLKMDESLAALKNLDGQTSLHLLATMPSAFESGYQWGRLFYRFIYFCLPVGDNADDGKKAATKISKGWLKLRLKLLEKICALVRGDILEEKRKHKLAFKLAGTLIKKYSSWDEIIPFDKDHSSEGDYEPIPLFLATENGIVEIVNKILEVCPQLVEHCNDLGQNILHVAIKHRQYEIFNHVKNMEIPMTKLVRKVDKNGYTILHHAADMRRETTKRHLAGPVYQLQEEIKWYKRVKEITPAHYVMFRSKNGKKTGDELFNLKHNKLLVQAETWLKGTSQSCSAVSALVATVVFAAAYTVPGGSNKQGYPILLNSTLFLLFTVMDVIALASSLTSVVMFLSILTSSYKYDEFVHELPHKLTIGFTLLFISLAATMIAFAATLLLIVRLEKPHWTTTLIYTSAFFPISIFVLINFPMYAAFENTLLKLYRRLFKIWRVSFQTAFLCRRSSSQTNRIAHEAA; this is encoded by the exons ATGGGCACAGGAGACGAGTTGCGCAGTACAAACGAGCTTTATCGGGCAGCCCTGAACAACGATTGGGAATCTGTGAAGAAATTCTACCAGAAAAATGTTGGTTCGCTGTTATTTCCTGTAACGGCCTCCATGGACAATGCATTTCACTTGGCGGTGTTCAGCAAGAGTAAAGATCCGCTTCAATTTTTACTTGATATTTCCAAAGAACATTCTATGGTAAGGCATGgctatttagaaaaaaatggcAATGGGAACACACCTCTTCATGAGGCTGCAGCCAATGGGAACCTGGAGGCCGTAGAGGCTTTGGTCGGACATCATCGGAAGCTCCTCGAGGAAGATATTGAAGATCCACCTAGGGAAAAGCTCCAAGAGGCTGTGAATGAGGATAAAGAAACCCCGCTTTTTCTTGCTGCTGCATTTGGGAAAACAAAGGTGGTGAAGTCTTTAGCTGAAACATCATTTGAATCTCACAAAAGATTAATATaccaagaagaaaaaggaaggactgaagaagaaaaatattctaaGCTTAAAAATATTCACCGCCAAAACATACGCTCCATCAAGGTAAAGCCCAAACCTAAAGCCTCCAATGAACTGCCTCGTGCCATTCAAGGTGAAATGATATCAGAGCCAGAGCCTGATGCCTCCATTCTGCACGTTGCCATCACAGAGCCTGGTGCCATCAAAGGAGAAACATCCATAAAAAAGCCTGATGCCTCCATTCTGCACGTTGCCATCACAGGCCGCCATTTTG AAACGGCTCTATATTTACTGAAGATGGATGAATCGTTAGCAGCACTCAAAAACCTAGATGGCCAGACCTCTCTTCACCTACTAGCAACCATGCCCTCAGCTTTCGAAAGTGGATATCAATGGGGCAGATTGTTCTACAGATTCATATATTTCT GCCTTCCAGTCGGTGACAATGCAGATGATGGTAAAAAAGCTgctacaaaaatttcaaaag GGTGGCTTAAATTACGGCTTAAATTACTGGAAAAAATCTGTGCACTAGTAAGGGGTGACATcttggaagaaaagagaaagcatAAACTTGCTTTCAAACTAGCGGGGAcactgataaaaaaatattcttcttgGGATGAAATCATTCCGTTTGATAAAGACCACTCTTCAGAAGGAGATTATGAGCCAATCCCGTTATTCCTGGCGACTGAAAACGGAATAGTAGAAATTGTGAACAAGATACTGGAAGTATGTCCCCAGCTAGTTGAGCATTGCAATGATCTGGGTCAGAACATACTGCATGTGGCAATTAAGCACCGTCAATATGAAATCTTCaatcatgtgaaaaatatggaaatacCAATGACAAAGTTAGTCCGAAAGGTTGACAAAAATGGCTACACCATCTTACACCATGCTGCAGACATGAGGCGAGAGACTACAAAGCGTCACCTAGCAGGACCTGTATACCAACTCCAGGAAGAGATAAAGTGGTACAAA CGTGTAAAGGAGATCACGCCCGCCCACTACGTCATGTTTCGCAGCAAGAACGGAAAGAAGACTGGCGACGAGCTATTCAATTTGAAGCACAATAAACTACTCGTGCAAGCAGAGACTTGGCTAAAAGGCACTTCTCAGTCTTGCTCTGCAGTGTCTGCTCTCGTTGCTACAGTGGTCTTTGCAGCTGCGTACACTGTGCCTGGAGGTTCTAATAAACAGGGGTATCCAATTTTGCTCAACAGCACTCTCTTCTTGCTTTTCACAGTCATGGACGTTATTGCTTTGGCCAGCTCCTTAACCTCCGTTGTAATGTTCTTGTCCATCCTCACATCTTCTTATAAGTATGATGAATTCGTCCACGAACTCCCCCATAAACTCACAATAGGCTTCACCTTGCTCTTCATTTCATTGGCTGCAACAATGATTGCATTCGCAGCAACATTATTGCTCATAGTTCGTTTGGAAAAGCCACATTGGACCACCACTCTCATTTATACTTCTGCATTTTTTCCTATCAGCATATTTGTGCTAATTAATTTTCCCATGTATGCTGCATTTGAGAATACTTTGCTCAAGTTGTATCGTAGATTGTTTAAGATTTGGCGTGTCAGCTTCCAGACAGCGTTCCTTTGCAGACGAAGCAGCTCCCAAACAAACCGAATCGCACACGAAGCAGCTTGA